The proteins below come from a single Elusimicrobiota bacterium genomic window:
- a CDS encoding methyltransferase domain-containing protein codes for MDKQKVRQHFSSIATVYDKFASPQKKWGDKLSSSIANDTGVKTVLDIGMGTGCLAIELSKIFKGAKIYGCDFSTSMVEYAKDKIKKAKLSNFVFAESDFENMPYKDNYFDIAFSNMSLHWSSNLKTALKEALRVVKKEGNFYFTIPGKNTLQEIKKLFEENSINWGATHNFTDKKSLTSLLKELGCENPALEVSEEKISFKDFLSFLNWLKLTGANTGVDTGLNGLSTGKKLIALNKKNNSKFDVTFEILFVRARK; via the coding sequence ATGGACAAGCAGAAGGTTAGGCAGCATTTTTCATCGATTGCGACAGTGTATGATAAGTTTGCTTCTCCCCAAAAAAAATGGGGCGACAAGCTTAGTTCGTCTATCGCAAACGATACCGGTGTTAAAACCGTACTGGATATCGGCATGGGCACAGGCTGTCTAGCCATTGAACTCTCTAAAATATTTAAAGGCGCAAAAATATACGGCTGTGATTTTTCTACATCCATGGTAGAATACGCTAAAGACAAAATAAAAAAAGCAAAATTATCAAATTTCGTATTTGCCGAATCAGATTTTGAAAATATGCCCTACAAAGACAACTATTTTGATATAGCTTTCTCAAATATGTCCCTGCACTGGTCCTCAAATCTTAAAACTGCCTTAAAAGAAGCTTTGAGAGTCGTAAAAAAAGAAGGAAATTTCTATTTTACAATCCCTGGCAAAAACACTTTGCAGGAAATCAAAAAACTCTTCGAAGAAAATAGCATTAACTGGGGCGCAACTCATAACTTTACAGATAAAAAAAGTTTAACATCGCTTTTAAAGGAACTGGGCTGTGAAAACCCTGCCCTGGAAGTATCGGAAGAAAAAATTTCGTTTAAAGATTTCCTTTCTTTCCTTAACTGGCTTAAACTTACCGGCGCAAATACCGGCGTTGATACCGGGCTTAACGGCCTTTCAACAGGCAAGAAATTGATAGCTTTAAATAAAAAAAATAATTCTAAATTCGATGTAACCTTTGAAATTCTTTTTGTGAGGGCACGTAAATGA